The following coding sequences lie in one Myxococcus xanthus genomic window:
- a CDS encoding PspA/IM30 family protein, protein MWQRFKRAMRSFAGFFVSSIEDPELILEQNVRDLNDQVPKMNESIAMVRANVTLLEKENAKYQDDVRSLTAKVKAAIQAGRDDLAAQYASKLQIEKDALGRNEQQLATARQAYEKALSVKKAFMREKERKTQEAMNAIREARRAKWQAKVADTMESFTVAGIDSTHDEMLRKVQEKSAINEARMQMALESVDHTAASIEEEAEKIQANELVKQFKMEMGLVSSPAPVSEVGSGPEKTIGKKVGVE, encoded by the coding sequence ATGTGGCAACGATTCAAGAGAGCAATGCGTAGCTTCGCCGGGTTCTTCGTCTCCTCCATCGAGGACCCTGAGCTGATTCTCGAGCAGAACGTCCGTGACCTGAACGACCAGGTCCCGAAGATGAACGAGTCCATCGCCATGGTCCGGGCGAACGTGACGCTGCTGGAGAAGGAGAACGCCAAGTACCAGGACGACGTGCGCTCGCTGACGGCCAAGGTGAAGGCCGCCATCCAGGCGGGCCGTGACGACCTGGCCGCGCAGTACGCCTCCAAGCTCCAGATTGAGAAGGACGCGCTGGGCCGCAACGAGCAGCAGCTGGCCACGGCCCGCCAGGCGTACGAGAAGGCCCTGTCGGTGAAGAAGGCGTTCATGCGCGAGAAGGAGCGCAAGACGCAGGAGGCCATGAACGCCATCCGCGAGGCGCGCCGCGCCAAGTGGCAGGCCAAGGTGGCCGACACGATGGAGTCCTTCACCGTGGCGGGCATCGACTCGACCCACGATGAGATGCTGCGCAAGGTGCAGGAGAAGTCCGCCATCAACGAGGCCCGCATGCAGATGGCCCTCGAGTCGGTGGACCACACCGCGGCGTCCATCGAGGAAGAGGCCGAGAAGATCCAGGCCAACGAGCTGGTGAAGCAGTTCAAGATGGAGATGGGGCTCGTCAGCAGCCCGGCGCCGGTGTCCGAGGTGGGCAGCGGTCCGGAGAAGACCATCGGCAAGAAGGTCGGCGTCGAGTAG
- a CDS encoding sensor histidine kinase: MTSPPPVPGPLEETMSRAMDAQRRSVVGAGAAVRLVGAALFLAISTTLWLAGGRDWGVYPPALGLYAAVAGVLFMLRQRRVARGLGAVQSLVDVGLVYWLQSTTLPVSPFPAGVAGFSLGLFTLVVALSGLGMRGTVVYGTALLSAMAQATLMRQVDVGWGAVAIAVVALVLVAVVSHYGTGRLRNLAVTLSHLEVDRALEARRFQEVEEARRTIERMLADAQAQNAELQRLQRDKEQLTEFLVHDLRSPLSALMLSLSWMEQEVPQQGILGESVRTGLAVTARLDRMISDLLDVPRLEEGRLEPQRATFPATRIVEDVRRSLEGVARARKLTLDAEVPVQLELEGDADLLVRVLENLTTNALRYAPSGGRVRLEAGADVDGRWLAVRNDGPPISEEARGRIFDKYGQADAERDSRRGYGLGLYFCRLAAEAHGGRLAVEDAPGWSTSFVLRLPA, translated from the coding sequence GTGACGTCTCCGCCTCCCGTGCCCGGCCCGCTCGAAGAGACGATGTCCCGGGCCATGGACGCCCAGCGGAGGAGCGTCGTCGGGGCGGGCGCGGCGGTGCGGCTGGTCGGCGCGGCCCTGTTCCTGGCCATCAGCACCACGCTGTGGCTGGCCGGAGGCCGGGACTGGGGCGTGTACCCACCCGCGCTGGGGCTCTACGCCGCGGTCGCCGGCGTGCTGTTCATGCTCCGCCAGCGGCGCGTGGCCCGGGGCCTGGGCGCGGTGCAGTCCCTGGTGGACGTGGGGCTCGTGTACTGGCTTCAGTCCACGACCCTGCCCGTCTCGCCCTTTCCCGCGGGTGTGGCGGGCTTCAGCCTGGGCTTGTTCACGCTCGTCGTCGCCCTGAGCGGGCTGGGCATGCGAGGCACCGTCGTCTACGGCACCGCGCTGTTGTCCGCCATGGCCCAGGCGACGCTCATGCGGCAGGTGGACGTGGGCTGGGGCGCGGTGGCCATCGCCGTGGTGGCGCTGGTGCTGGTGGCCGTGGTGAGCCACTACGGCACCGGGCGGCTGCGCAACCTGGCGGTGACGCTCTCCCACCTGGAAGTGGACCGGGCGCTGGAGGCCCGCCGCTTCCAGGAAGTGGAGGAGGCGCGCCGCACGATTGAGCGCATGCTGGCGGACGCCCAGGCACAGAACGCCGAACTGCAGCGGCTTCAACGGGACAAGGAACAGCTGACCGAGTTCCTGGTCCACGACCTGCGCTCGCCCCTGTCGGCGCTGATGCTGTCCTTGTCGTGGATGGAGCAGGAGGTGCCCCAGCAGGGCATCCTCGGCGAGTCCGTCCGCACGGGACTGGCCGTCACCGCGCGGTTGGACCGGATGATTTCCGACCTCCTGGACGTGCCCCGTCTGGAGGAAGGCCGGCTGGAGCCGCAGCGGGCCACCTTCCCCGCCACGCGCATCGTGGAAGACGTGCGCCGCTCCCTGGAGGGCGTGGCCCGCGCGCGCAAGCTCACCCTGGACGCGGAGGTCCCCGTCCAACTGGAGCTGGAGGGCGACGCCGACCTGCTGGTCCGCGTCCTGGAGAACCTCACCACCAATGCCCTGCGCTACGCCCCGTCGGGCGGGAGGGTGCGCCTGGAAGCCGGCGCGGATGTGGACGGCCGCTGGCTCGCGGTGCGCAACGACGGCCCGCCCATCTCCGAAGAGGCGCGCGGGCGCATCTTCGACAAGTACGGGCAGGCCGACGCGGAGCGGGACAGCCGCCGTGGCTACGGCCTGGGGCTCTACTTCTGCCGGCTCGCCGCGGAGGCCCACGGCGGGCGGTTGGCGGTGGAGGACGCGCCCGGCTGGTCCACGTCCTTCGTGCTGCGGCTGCCGGCCTGA
- a CDS encoding 5'-deoxyadenosine deaminase, with product MDLLLTGGTVVTMNREREVLVDADVLVQDGRIAKVGRGLKPRGTRRVVDVTGKVVLPGLIHGHLHACQTLFRGRADGLELLDWLRERIWPFEASHDAASMRASADLTFAELIRSGATAALDMGSVYHYDAVFESARDSGFRLVGGKAMMDAGAGVPAGLRESTEESLRESLALKERWHGTHDGRLRYAFAPRFVLSCTPELLREVARLAKEHGLRIHTHASENAKETDAVRQYTGGEDNVAFFHTVGMSGPHVTMAHCVWLSQEEQDILRDTRTVVCHCPGSNLKLASGIAKVPELLEAGVAVALGADGAPCNNTLDIFYEMKLAAVMHNPRVGPCAMTPMRVLEMATLHGARALGLEDEVGSLEPGKRADITVVDVSGLHAGPTPEDVLVPLVHSARGSDVTHVFIDGQPVLRDGVLTTLDAPSVLANANAQVARILKRRQKKARSG from the coding sequence GTGGATTTGCTCCTGACTGGTGGCACGGTTGTAACGATGAACCGCGAGCGCGAGGTGCTCGTGGATGCGGACGTCCTCGTCCAGGATGGCCGCATCGCCAAGGTGGGCCGGGGCCTCAAGCCTCGCGGCACCCGGCGGGTGGTGGACGTGACGGGAAAGGTGGTGCTTCCGGGCCTCATCCACGGCCACCTCCACGCCTGTCAGACGCTCTTCCGTGGCCGCGCGGACGGGCTGGAGCTGCTGGACTGGCTCCGCGAGCGCATCTGGCCCTTCGAGGCCTCGCACGACGCCGCGTCCATGCGGGCCTCGGCGGACCTGACCTTCGCGGAGCTCATCCGCTCGGGCGCCACGGCGGCGCTCGATATGGGCAGCGTGTACCACTACGACGCCGTCTTCGAGTCGGCGCGGGACTCCGGCTTCCGGCTGGTGGGCGGCAAGGCGATGATGGACGCGGGCGCGGGCGTGCCCGCGGGCCTGCGCGAGAGCACCGAGGAGTCGCTGCGGGAGAGCCTGGCGCTGAAGGAGCGCTGGCACGGCACGCACGACGGCCGGCTGCGCTACGCCTTCGCCCCGCGCTTCGTGCTGTCCTGCACCCCGGAGCTGTTGCGCGAGGTGGCGCGACTGGCCAAGGAGCACGGCCTGCGCATCCACACCCACGCCAGTGAGAACGCGAAGGAGACGGACGCGGTCCGCCAGTACACCGGTGGCGAGGACAACGTGGCCTTCTTCCACACGGTGGGGATGTCCGGCCCGCATGTGACGATGGCCCACTGCGTGTGGCTGTCCCAGGAGGAGCAGGACATCCTGCGCGACACCCGCACGGTGGTGTGCCACTGCCCCGGCTCCAACCTCAAGCTGGCGTCGGGCATCGCCAAGGTGCCGGAGCTGCTGGAGGCCGGCGTGGCGGTGGCGCTGGGCGCGGACGGCGCGCCCTGCAACAACACGCTCGACATCTTCTACGAGATGAAGCTCGCCGCGGTGATGCACAACCCGCGCGTGGGGCCGTGCGCGATGACGCCCATGCGCGTGCTGGAGATGGCCACGCTGCACGGCGCCCGGGCGCTGGGCCTGGAGGACGAGGTGGGCTCGCTGGAGCCCGGCAAGCGCGCCGACATCACCGTGGTGGACGTCAGTGGCTTGCACGCGGGCCCCACGCCCGAGGACGTGCTGGTGCCGCTGGTGCACTCCGCGCGGGGCAGCGACGTGACGCACGTCTTCATCGACGGCCAGCCGGTGCTGCGCGATGGGGTGCTCACCACGTTGGACGCGCCCTCCGTCCTGGCGAACGCGAACGCGCAGGTGGCGCGCATCCTCAAGCGCCGCCAGAAGAAGGCGCGCAGCGGCTGA
- a CDS encoding cytidine deaminase produces the protein MVDEIPWERLFEEAARVRARAHVPYSRFPVGAAVLYADGAVVAGCNVENATYGLTVCAERNAFAAGVAQGHTQPVAVAIVVDTPEPCPPCGMCRQVMAEFGGQELPVRSRTPKGGEARYTLGGLLPHAFTKDFF, from the coding sequence ATGGTGGACGAGATTCCCTGGGAGCGCCTGTTCGAGGAAGCCGCGCGCGTGCGAGCGCGCGCCCACGTGCCCTATTCGCGGTTCCCCGTAGGGGCCGCCGTCCTCTATGCGGACGGCGCCGTGGTGGCCGGCTGCAACGTGGAGAACGCCACCTACGGGCTCACCGTCTGCGCGGAGCGCAATGCCTTCGCAGCGGGCGTGGCCCAGGGGCACACCCAGCCGGTGGCCGTGGCCATCGTCGTGGACACCCCCGAGCCCTGTCCTCCGTGCGGCATGTGCCGGCAGGTCATGGCCGAGTTTGGCGGGCAGGAGCTGCCCGTGCGCAGCCGGACGCCGAAGGGCGGAGAGGCGCGCTACACCCTGGGAGGCCTGCTGCCGCATGCCTTCACCAAAGACTTCTTCTAG
- a CDS encoding TIGR02266 family protein: MAERNDSMSDKAEDRRDSPRVPMRLKVRREGSSGDFEQHEGDLSLGGCAWQGSGWEQGTRVEVRFRLPILPDEVEAKGEVLQVAPGANGPAARVRFVDLPVESELAIARHLDDVQSGTARS; encoded by the coding sequence ATGGCCGAGAGGAACGACTCGATGAGCGACAAGGCCGAGGACCGACGGGATTCGCCCCGGGTCCCCATGCGCCTGAAGGTGCGCCGGGAAGGCAGCTCGGGGGACTTCGAGCAGCATGAGGGGGACCTGTCCCTGGGCGGCTGCGCCTGGCAGGGCTCCGGTTGGGAGCAGGGGACGCGCGTGGAAGTGCGCTTCCGGCTGCCCATCCTTCCCGATGAGGTGGAAGCGAAGGGCGAGGTGCTCCAGGTCGCCCCGGGCGCCAACGGTCCGGCGGCGCGGGTCCGCTTCGTGGACCTGCCGGTGGAGTCCGAGCTGGCCATCGCGCGCCACCTGGATGATGTGCAGAGCGGCACGGCCCGCTCGTAA
- a CDS encoding SET domain-containing protein-lysine N-methyltransferase produces the protein MNQGAALYIHPGVKVRPCEWGYGVFTDAFIKAGALIEECHYLKLPRALSQNPQLQDYVFLLQWAEHEVPREGEWVALVLGYGMIYNHAREPNTSYHREATRDVFCYHALRDIHPGEQLFISYGEDWWASRDQGVPA, from the coding sequence ATGAACCAGGGCGCGGCGCTGTACATCCATCCGGGCGTGAAGGTCCGTCCGTGCGAGTGGGGCTACGGCGTCTTCACCGACGCCTTCATCAAGGCGGGCGCCCTCATCGAGGAATGCCACTACCTCAAGCTGCCGCGTGCCCTCTCCCAGAACCCCCAGCTCCAGGACTACGTCTTCCTGCTCCAGTGGGCCGAGCACGAGGTGCCCCGGGAGGGGGAGTGGGTGGCGCTCGTGCTGGGGTATGGGATGATCTACAACCACGCCCGAGAGCCCAACACGTCCTATCACCGCGAGGCGACCCGGGACGTCTTCTGCTACCACGCGCTGCGGGACATCCACCCCGGCGAGCAGCTCTTCATCAGCTACGGCGAGGACTGGTGGGCGTCCCGGGATCAGGGCGTTCCAGCCTGA
- a CDS encoding DUF4328 domain-containing protein — MALVASAVLAVPVAILNLWLYLSFDNGSPSLEDAQSFDQLNALLALPALLTMLATVVLYLRWLRLSVKTANALGLSNESTGWATFCWFIPFANLIKPLEVVRGLWQGLGGPPERRSMLTAWWATWILSNIISNVGNTFARADSTSATSLSVSLLAGILSEGLSIAAAVLCIRVIADIESLLVARRAEAEAAMTGATP, encoded by the coding sequence GTGGCCCTGGTGGCGAGCGCGGTCCTCGCCGTCCCTGTCGCCATCCTCAACCTCTGGCTCTACCTGAGCTTCGACAATGGGAGCCCCAGCCTCGAGGACGCCCAGTCCTTCGACCAACTGAACGCGCTGCTCGCGCTCCCCGCCCTGCTGACGATGCTCGCCACCGTGGTCCTCTACCTGCGCTGGCTGCGCCTGAGTGTGAAGACCGCCAATGCCCTGGGCTTGAGCAACGAATCGACGGGCTGGGCCACGTTCTGCTGGTTCATTCCGTTCGCCAACCTCATCAAGCCGCTCGAGGTGGTGAGAGGCCTCTGGCAAGGCTTGGGCGGCCCCCCTGAGAGGCGGTCCATGCTCACGGCCTGGTGGGCGACGTGGATCCTCAGCAACATCATCAGCAACGTCGGCAACACCTTCGCCAGGGCGGATAGCACGAGCGCCACTTCGCTGTCCGTGTCGCTCCTCGCCGGGATTCTGTCAGAGGGCCTCTCCATCGCGGCGGCGGTGCTGTGCATCCGCGTCATCGCGGACATCGAGTCGCTGCTCGTGGCCCGCAGGGCGGAGGCGGAGGCGGCCATGACCGGCGCCACCCCCTGA
- a CDS encoding thymidine phosphorylase — MQPYELIKAKRDGGRLDPADIRAFIEAYTAGTVADYQMAAMSMAIFFRGMDSRELGAWARAMLESGEVLDLSDTPGVKVDKHSTGGVGDKVSLSLAPLAAACGVPVPMISGRGLGHTGGTLDKLESIPGFNVNLPTSEYRRLVREVNCCLIGQTAQVAPADKKLYALRDVTATVDCIPLIASSIMSKKLAEGIDALVLDVKVGSGAFMKRDEDARTLAKTMIGLGAEMGKKVVALLTDMDQPLGRKVGNALEVIEAVDMLRGNAPEDYTEVTYALTAEMLVLGKKAATVEEAREKLRKVVEDGSAVRKLKEIVQVQGGDPRSIDDYSLLPQAKSTTDVVAPRDGFVTGIDTEGVGLAAVALGAGRQRTDSKIDPAVGFTLLKKTGEAVKQGEPVVRVHYNDAASLENVKARLLAAYRFGDAAPAARPLIRERVE, encoded by the coding sequence GTGCAACCCTACGAACTCATCAAGGCCAAGCGGGATGGCGGCCGGCTGGATCCGGCGGACATCCGTGCATTCATCGAGGCGTATACGGCGGGGACGGTGGCGGACTACCAGATGGCGGCCATGAGCATGGCCATCTTCTTCCGGGGCATGGACTCCCGGGAGCTGGGCGCCTGGGCCCGCGCCATGCTGGAGTCCGGCGAGGTCCTGGACCTGTCCGACACGCCGGGTGTGAAGGTGGACAAGCATTCGACGGGCGGGGTGGGTGACAAGGTCTCCCTCAGCCTGGCGCCGCTGGCCGCCGCGTGTGGGGTTCCGGTGCCCATGATTTCGGGCCGGGGCCTGGGGCACACGGGTGGGACGCTGGACAAACTGGAGTCCATCCCCGGCTTCAACGTCAACCTGCCGACGTCGGAGTACCGGCGGCTGGTGCGTGAGGTGAACTGCTGCCTGATTGGCCAGACGGCGCAGGTGGCCCCGGCGGACAAGAAGCTCTATGCCCTGCGGGACGTGACGGCGACGGTGGACTGCATCCCGCTGATCGCGTCCTCCATCATGAGCAAGAAGCTGGCGGAGGGCATCGACGCGCTGGTGCTGGACGTGAAGGTGGGCAGTGGCGCCTTCATGAAGCGCGACGAGGACGCGCGCACGCTGGCGAAGACGATGATTGGCCTGGGCGCGGAGATGGGGAAGAAGGTCGTGGCCCTGCTCACCGACATGGACCAGCCGCTGGGCCGCAAGGTGGGCAACGCGCTGGAGGTCATCGAGGCGGTGGACATGCTCCGCGGCAACGCTCCGGAGGACTACACCGAGGTCACGTATGCCCTCACGGCGGAGATGCTGGTGCTGGGCAAGAAGGCCGCCACGGTGGAGGAGGCGCGCGAGAAGCTGCGCAAGGTGGTGGAGGACGGCAGCGCGGTGCGCAAGCTGAAGGAGATTGTCCAGGTGCAGGGCGGAGACCCGCGCTCCATCGATGACTACTCCCTGCTGCCGCAGGCGAAGTCCACCACGGACGTGGTGGCGCCCCGGGACGGGTTCGTCACCGGCATCGACACGGAGGGCGTGGGCCTGGCGGCGGTGGCGCTGGGCGCGGGCCGGCAGCGGACGGACAGCAAGATCGACCCGGCCGTGGGCTTCACGCTGCTGAAGAAGACGGGCGAGGCCGTGAAGCAGGGCGAGCCCGTGGTGCGCGTGCACTACAACGACGCGGCCTCGCTGGAGAACGTGAAGGCGCGCCTGCTGGCCGCGTACCGGTTCGGCGACGCGGCCCCCGCGGCCCGTCCGCTCATCCGCGAGCGGGTGGAGTAG
- a CDS encoding BMP family lipoprotein gives MMLRLHVLALTALLCACSKQKEEAPPSGAQTPAAGRTEKKALPVGLVIDVGGRGDHSFNDAALRGLELWAAGKRYEGGKYVDATPDEVRQSLPPHLTSDAASFKSLAIQPIVLQSKAQEDYVPNLQLLVDQGARLTVGNGYMLANAVRTSAQENPKAQFLLIDSQVLDAQGKPMKLPNVRTVLFKEQEGSFLVGALAGLVTKTNKVGFVGGIEVPLIQRFEVGYRAGVKTTNAQASQALMSVYTGSFNNMAAGKQVAQDLISKGADVLFHAAGADGIGVIQAVKEARAAGKSVYAIGVDSDQAHVAPDAILTSMMKYSDLAVYQAAKDLVDGTFSAGEQVLGLKENGVGMAQVRVDFPGKAEALQKVEALRQRIISGTIQVPAVPADLASFQAAAP, from the coding sequence ATGATGCTCCGCCTCCACGTCCTTGCCCTCACCGCCCTCCTGTGCGCGTGCTCCAAGCAGAAGGAAGAAGCGCCCCCCTCCGGCGCCCAGACCCCCGCCGCCGGGAGGACGGAAAAGAAGGCCCTCCCCGTGGGGCTCGTCATCGACGTGGGCGGTCGCGGAGACCACTCCTTCAATGACGCGGCGCTCCGTGGCCTGGAACTGTGGGCCGCGGGCAAGCGCTACGAGGGCGGCAAGTATGTGGACGCCACCCCCGATGAGGTCCGCCAGTCCCTGCCGCCCCACCTGACCTCGGACGCCGCCAGCTTCAAGTCGCTGGCCATCCAGCCCATCGTCCTGCAGAGCAAGGCCCAAGAGGACTACGTCCCCAATCTCCAGCTCCTGGTGGACCAGGGCGCCCGGCTCACCGTGGGCAATGGCTACATGCTGGCCAACGCGGTGCGTACCTCCGCCCAGGAAAACCCAAAGGCCCAGTTCCTGCTCATCGACAGTCAGGTGCTGGACGCGCAGGGCAAGCCCATGAAGCTGCCCAACGTGCGCACCGTCCTCTTCAAGGAGCAGGAGGGCAGCTTCCTCGTGGGCGCGCTGGCCGGGCTGGTGACGAAGACGAACAAGGTGGGCTTCGTGGGCGGCATCGAGGTCCCCCTCATCCAGCGCTTCGAGGTGGGCTACCGCGCGGGCGTGAAGACAACCAACGCCCAGGCGTCCCAGGCGCTCATGTCCGTCTACACGGGCAGCTTCAACAACATGGCCGCCGGCAAGCAGGTGGCGCAGGACCTCATCTCCAAGGGCGCGGACGTCCTCTTCCACGCCGCGGGCGCGGACGGCATCGGCGTCATCCAGGCGGTGAAGGAAGCGCGCGCCGCGGGCAAGAGCGTGTACGCCATTGGCGTGGACTCCGACCAGGCGCACGTGGCGCCGGACGCCATCCTCACGTCGATGATGAAGTACTCCGACCTGGCCGTGTACCAGGCGGCGAAGGACCTGGTGGACGGCACGTTCTCCGCGGGTGAGCAGGTGCTCGGCCTCAAGGAGAACGGCGTGGGCATGGCGCAGGTGCGGGTGGACTTCCCCGGCAAGGCGGAGGCGCTCCAGAAGGTGGAGGCGCTGCGCCAGCGCATCATCTCCGGGACGATCCAGGTCCCGGCCGTCCCGGCGGACCTCGCCTCCTTCCAGGCTGCCGCCCCCTGA
- a CDS encoding ABC transporter ATP-binding protein, with product MHRGELLAVVGENGAGKSSLMNVLYGLYQPDAGVLSLDGQPVRFKSPRDAIARGIGMVHQHFMLVPTLSVAENVVLGREPTRNGLLDLERAVQEVSATCARFGFQLEPRARVDTLSVGSQQKVEIVKALHRGAQVLILDEPTAVLTPQESDELARVMRGLVAQGHTVVLISHKLKEVLGVADRIAVMRRGRCVAEVRAADTTAEQLAALMVGEGQRAPAAATPTTAVSQAPGESLLDIRGLQATGDNGRPALRGVDLEVRAGEIVGIAGVDGNGQRELAEVLTGLRPLTSGSGTLLGGPLSGLTPAQARTRGVGHIPEDRLHRAVVKALSVEENVALGRHTRPPFAKGPWIDFKGRRERTRALTVAYDVRPPDPEVALRALSGGNQQKVVVARELDARPRLLVVVQPTRGLDVGAVAQVHAKLREARDQGTGVLLVSLDLEEVLALSDRVYVFFEGRVTGHFLRHEFDERELGRRMLGTTEPGHA from the coding sequence GTGCACCGTGGCGAGCTGCTCGCCGTGGTGGGTGAGAATGGCGCGGGCAAGTCCAGCCTGATGAACGTCCTCTACGGGCTCTACCAGCCGGACGCGGGCGTGCTGTCACTGGACGGCCAGCCCGTGCGCTTCAAGAGCCCTCGGGACGCGATTGCGCGGGGCATCGGCATGGTGCACCAGCACTTCATGCTCGTGCCCACGCTGTCGGTGGCGGAGAACGTGGTGCTGGGCCGCGAGCCCACCCGCAACGGACTGCTGGACCTGGAGCGCGCGGTGCAGGAGGTGTCCGCCACCTGCGCCCGCTTCGGCTTCCAGTTGGAGCCCCGGGCACGGGTGGACACGCTCAGCGTGGGCTCGCAGCAGAAGGTGGAAATCGTCAAGGCGCTGCACCGCGGCGCCCAGGTGCTCATCCTCGACGAGCCCACCGCCGTCCTCACGCCGCAGGAATCCGACGAGCTGGCCCGGGTCATGCGCGGACTCGTCGCTCAGGGCCACACCGTGGTGCTCATCAGCCACAAGCTGAAGGAGGTGCTCGGCGTGGCGGACCGCATCGCCGTCATGCGCCGGGGCCGCTGCGTGGCGGAGGTCCGCGCCGCCGACACCACGGCCGAACAGCTCGCCGCGCTCATGGTGGGTGAAGGACAGCGCGCTCCGGCCGCCGCCACTCCAACCACGGCCGTGTCCCAGGCCCCCGGCGAGTCGCTGCTGGACATACGAGGGCTCCAGGCCACCGGCGACAACGGGCGCCCTGCCCTGCGCGGCGTGGACCTGGAGGTGCGCGCGGGTGAAATCGTCGGCATCGCGGGCGTGGACGGCAACGGGCAGCGCGAGCTGGCGGAGGTCCTCACCGGCCTGCGCCCGCTGACGTCCGGAAGCGGCACGCTGCTGGGGGGGCCCTTGAGCGGTCTCACTCCAGCCCAGGCGCGGACGCGCGGCGTGGGACACATCCCCGAGGACCGGCTCCACCGCGCGGTGGTGAAGGCGCTCAGCGTGGAGGAGAACGTGGCCCTGGGCCGGCACACGCGGCCGCCCTTCGCGAAGGGCCCGTGGATTGATTTCAAGGGCCGCCGCGAGCGCACGCGCGCGCTGACCGTGGCCTACGACGTGCGGCCTCCCGACCCGGAAGTCGCTCTGCGGGCCCTGTCCGGGGGCAACCAGCAGAAGGTGGTGGTGGCGCGCGAGCTGGATGCGCGACCCCGGTTGCTGGTGGTGGTGCAGCCCACGCGCGGGCTGGACGTGGGCGCGGTGGCGCAGGTCCACGCGAAGCTGCGCGAGGCGCGCGACCAGGGCACGGGCGTGCTGCTGGTGTCACTCGATTTGGAAGAGGTGCTGGCCCTGTCGGACCGCGTCTATGTCTTCTTCGAAGGCCGCGTGACGGGCCACTTCCTCCGTCACGAGTTCGACGAGCGCGAGCTGGGACGGCGCATGCTGGGGACCACGGAGCCGGGCCATGCCTGA
- a CDS encoding ABC transporter permease: MPERVRQMLPSVLSVLLALGVCWALIALTMEPGTATDAYLQMLWGGIGNWPAYLDGAAATVITRPLGESAMKAAILTLTGLSVAVAFKVGLFNIGAQGQMLLGALAAAVVGAQVSLPGVLHVPAALLGAALAGAAWAGIAGLLRIYRGVHEVISTIMLNWVALSLVDNWLVVGPLRGAAEGGQSITGTAEIQATAVLPRLLGEGSRLNLGFPLALAAALAVWVWLTRTRSGFETRAVGMGAEAARAAGIPVARRMGMAMALAGAMAGLAGAVLVLGTEGRYPGTLGAPYGFDGIAIALIGNNHPLGATVSALFFGVLRAGGTRMQLLGVHKSFPELIQGLALLFVAGRMVWLALLRRRSVAPAASAEVPRA, translated from the coding sequence ATGCCTGAGCGCGTCAGACAGATGCTGCCGTCGGTGCTCTCCGTGCTGCTGGCGCTGGGCGTGTGCTGGGCGCTCATCGCGCTCACCATGGAGCCGGGCACCGCGACGGACGCCTATCTGCAGATGTTGTGGGGTGGCATCGGCAACTGGCCCGCGTACCTGGACGGCGCCGCGGCCACCGTCATCACCCGTCCGCTGGGCGAGTCCGCGATGAAGGCCGCGATTCTCACCCTCACCGGCCTGTCTGTGGCGGTGGCGTTCAAGGTGGGCCTGTTCAACATCGGCGCGCAGGGACAGATGCTGCTGGGCGCGCTGGCCGCCGCGGTGGTGGGCGCCCAGGTGTCACTGCCGGGCGTGCTGCACGTGCCCGCGGCCTTGCTGGGCGCGGCGCTCGCGGGCGCGGCGTGGGCAGGCATCGCCGGGCTGCTGCGCATCTACCGGGGCGTGCACGAGGTCATCTCCACCATCATGCTCAACTGGGTGGCGCTGAGCCTGGTGGACAACTGGCTGGTCGTGGGCCCGCTGCGCGGCGCGGCCGAAGGCGGCCAGTCCATCACCGGCACCGCCGAAATCCAGGCCACCGCGGTGCTGCCCCGGCTTCTGGGGGAAGGCTCGCGGCTCAACCTGGGCTTCCCGCTGGCGCTCGCCGCGGCGCTGGCGGTGTGGGTGTGGCTGACACGCACGCGCTCCGGCTTCGAGACGCGCGCGGTGGGCATGGGCGCCGAGGCCGCGCGCGCCGCGGGCATCCCCGTGGCCCGGCGCATGGGAATGGCCATGGCGCTCGCGGGGGCCATGGCGGGGCTGGCGGGCGCGGTGCTGGTGCTGGGGACGGAGGGGCGCTACCCCGGCACGTTGGGCGCGCCCTACGGCTTCGACGGCATCGCCATCGCGCTCATCGGCAACAACCACCCGCTGGGCGCCACCGTGTCCGCGCTCTTCTTCGGCGTGCTGCGCGCGGGCGGAACGCGCATGCAGCTGCTCGGCGTGCACAAGAGCTTCCCCGAGCTCATCCAGGGCCTGGCGCTGCTCTTCGTCGCCGGGCGCATGGTGTGGCTGGCGCTGCTGCGCCGGCGGAGCGTGGCGCCCGCTGCGTCGGCGGAGGTGCCCCGTGCTTGA